ATTCGACCAGGCCGCGGTCCTCATCCGCAATGGACTCCTCCATGGAGCACGGAGTGCGTCCCTGCATCACGAGTTGGGGCTCATCCTGCTGGAGCAGGCGAAGGAGACCTGGGAGCACGGTGGGGACCCCACCGCCCTGCTCGACCAGGCGGAGGCGGCCCACGCCCAGGCGGCGACGCTGGAGCCCACCCTGGACCTGGGCAGGTTCGGACAGGCGGCGGTCCACGCGGCGCGGGCGGAATACGCCTGGCTGCGGGGCGCGGATCCCACCGAGGAGGCGGACCGGGCGGACGCGTTCTACAGCCAGGTGAACCCCCACCTGCGAACCTGGAAGGAGCAGCGGGCCGAAGGCCGGATGAAGGCGTCCTTCAGCCTGGCGCACCATCTGCTGGAGCAGGGGCTGGACCCCGAGCCCGCGCTCGAGCGAGCAATGACAGACTTCGGCGGGCTGGAACAGTTCAGCATGGACCGCGTCCTGCTTCATCGCGCCTACGGCGCACGACTGCGCTTGGTGGCTCGCCATTCGGCCCGCACGAATCCCGAGAAGGCGGAGACGCAATTCAGCAATGCGGAGAAGCACTACGCGGAGGCCCTGGAGGTAGAGCCCTCGAGTCGGGAGGCCCGCCTGGAGGCGGGGCACCTGTTCCGTGAGTGGGCGGCGGCGAGAAAGGCCGCGAAGCAGGAGCCGGAGCCGCTCCTGTCACGAGGACTCGCGCTGGCGGACGCGTTGCTCGTGGAGCGTCCGAACTGGCCCGAAGCCCGGCTGCTGCGCGCGGCGCTCCTGCGCACGAAGGATCCGGCCTCGGCCCAGGCCCGGGCGGACCGCGACGCCGCGCTGAAGGCCAACGCCAACCTCGCGCCTGGATGGCGGCGGCAGTTCCCAGAGGACCTGCCGTCCAGGCCATGAGCTCATCGAATCAGGGCGCGGCCGCTACGGACGTCGTGGCGGCGACCAGGTTCCCCGCACCGTCCTTCGCCAGGCCATACAGCTTGATGGCGCCCGTCACGGCCGGCAGGCGCACGCGCCACGTGCCGGGGGTGGCCCCCTTCCGGGACTCCAGCACCGTCACGCGGTCGCGCTCCGTTCGGGTCGCCGCGCCCCTGAAGTTGTAGGCGAAGGACACGTCCAGCGGCGTTGCGGAGGTCACGTCGAAGGCCACGTTCGCCCAGGTGACGGGGCCTTCCTTCTCCACGCCCCGCACCTCCAGGCGCACCGGCACCGGCAGCGCGGGCTCCGGCTTCACGCCCGTGTACGCCTCCCGCACCGCGTGCCACGCCGGCCGGGTGGAGGTGCCGGACCGCATTCCCAGCCACAGTCCGGTGTGGTCCAGCGCCGCGCTGTAGTTGAAGACGAACAATCCCAGACACCGGCCCGCCTGGACATGCGGCGCCAGGGCGTTGCGCCAGCCGTCCACGATGACGGCATACTTCTCCCCGTCTCCTGGTTCCTGTGGAATGCCGCGCGCGTCCTTGGGGACCTCCCATTCGCCCTGGGCACCGAACTCGGTGATGAACCACGGCTTGCGCCCGCCGGCCTGCTTCACCGCGTCCGCCAGCGCATGGATGCCCCGGCCATAGACGTTCAAGCCATACGCATCCAACGAGGGGACGTACTTCTCCCAGAGCGGCACGCCCAGCGTCCACGCATCCACGGACAGCACGGGGTGCCCGGGGTCCGCCTTCTTCACCGCGCGGACGACCTTCTCCAGGAAGCGCGCGTAGGCGACCTTCGACGGCTCGTCTGGTGAATTGAGGATGACCTCATTGCCCAGTCCCCACGCGAGCACCGCGGGGTGGTCCTTGAAGCGGCGCACCTGCGCGAGCGTGGCCTGGAGCTGTGCCTCGCGGCCCCTGGCGTCGCGCGCGTAGTCAAACGCGTCGTCGTTCTCCATGCCCGCACGGCCCGGCCGCAGC
This genomic stretch from Corallococcus caeni harbors:
- a CDS encoding glycoside hydrolase family 2 TIM barrel-domain containing protein: MAIARPFAAGVLLLTALLFPSWNVEARTAIVKAGEGWKLVVDGQPYVAKGVTFSGTGGPAKFDRDCEQLRALGVNTLRTWGTGEETPALLDAAHKHGLRVLVGLWLRPGRAGMENDDAFDYARDARGREAQLQATLAQVRRFKDHPAVLAWGLGNEVILNSPDEPSKVAYARFLEKVVRAVKKADPGHPVLSVDAWTLGVPLWEKYVPSLDAYGLNVYGRGIHALADAVKQAGGRKPWFITEFGAQGEWEVPKDARGIPQEPGDGEKYAVIVDGWRNALAPHVQAGRCLGLFVFNYSAALDHTGLWLGMRSGTSTRPAWHAVREAYTGVKPEPALPVPVRLEVRGVEKEGPVTWANVAFDVTSATPLDVSFAYNFRGAATRTERDRVTVLESRKGATPGTWRVRLPAVTGAIKLYGLAKDGAGNLVAATTSVAAAP